The window TAGAGCATTGAATGCACCATTGTTTTGGGGACTTTTGAAGAGAGAATCTTGTATCTTTGTAGCTTTATGACTCTATTTATCGCTTTGTTCTTAGattttagtatgagtagctagttttaattactaaggttgtggaccctagatgggtgtaatgttaatgagtgtttaccattgaatatatatatataatggttggttgatatttattcagTTCTTATGCTTCATGTGAtgttagtggttgcaaacattaactaaTTCCATTTCACTCTATCTTCACTTGGAAAAGTGGGCtagggtttggtagaattgaataccAAAAACTCAAGGCTTTAACCCTTGTTTAATGTAATCGcctaggaataagtgggttctatTTGGCATAAATTTGTTATTTTCAATCGCAACTCTTTTACATTTGGGAAAATCTTGAAGAGTAGATATTACTCAACTATTGGGAAATAGTGGGTAGTCACTTAGAAACCATCTGCATATCAAAGGactttccattagaaatatatcatctTAACACTGATAGCATGACATTACATCaatggggacacaaccttggtttccttaatcaaattaatcACAACATCACAATATTCTACTTGTCTTCATTTCACTCAATTGCAATATTCTTTTCAACTAACGGAATAGAATTACAAAttaagtcaagtttcacactactcaagtaaccttttcacacctattccctgtgggattcgaccccaacctagttgggttattatatttgacatcgacCGCTTTACACTAATTATTaaggtgtaatttgagcgtatcaaattttggcgccgttgccggggaatatGGTTCTGAAATTATGATTTAGTGTGTGCTTTACTTCACGTTTTtattccatcacactttgcttgCTTTGCTTGGTGTGCTAGATAAACATTGCAGAGTATGACGAAGAAGAAAATCCTTTTGCGAATATAGATGAGTACATCGAGGACACCAATGCCATTGTCCCTCCGCGAGTTGACGCCGCTACCTTCAAGGTGGAACATGGTTGTATCCTAATGCTTAACGCAGAGGGATTTTTTAGGAATTCTACCGATGATGATCCAACACAACATCTTAGAAACGTCTTGGGTGTGTGTGCGATGTACAAATAGAACAACGTGTCAGATGATGCCCTAAGACTGAGGGTATTCAAGTACTCACTAGTTGGAGAGGCAAGGAAATGGATCCAAAATCTACCACCTCACTCCATTCACTCTTGGCCTGAACTAGTTTGTGCTTTCTTTGCCAAATGGTTCCCACAAAGCAAGAAATCCGAGCTCagggataaaattttctttttcaagcaacTACCGGGAGAACACCTACATGAGGCATGGGATCGGTTCAAGCTATACCTAGCGAGGTCGCCTAATCATGGTTTTCCGGACAAAATCTTGTTAGAAAAGTTTTACATGGGTTTGGATCCGTTGAACCAATCCATAGCAAAGAATGTTGTGGATGGATCTTTTATGGATAAAACattcataaggatcacacaaattCTCGACAAGATGGCAGAACACAATCAAGCTAGGCACTCGGAAGATACCATGGGTGGAATTGAATACGGTACTCCCTCTTTGACCAACATGATTAAGGAGAATCAAGAGAGAGATCAAGTAATTGCCGGTCTTTCCACAAACATTAATGTGTTAACCAAGATGTTCactaaaaacaaaactaaaaaggtAAATGTTGTGGAAGATGTGCAACCCTGGTCAACCGAAGATTGCGAGGAGGCGAACTATGTCCATAATTCTCAAGGTGGTTATCGCcaacaaaatcaatggaggccTAACCCGCAAGGGTAAGGCCATCAACAGTGGCGCAATGATCAAGGTGGATCAAGTCAAGGTAATTGgagcaataacaacaacaactatgcaAACTGGAGTTCAAACCCATATGTTCCACCAAAGGGGCAATACTCTAACTCCTCGCATTATAAGGAAGGTTCTTCAAGTGAGTCCAAGTTGGAGAGCATGCTTGAAAGAATATTGCAAAATCAAGAAAGAGGCGACACTACAATGAAAAACATGTCCGAACTTGTGGGGTCACACACCGCATCCATACAAAAGCTAGAAATGCAAATGAGAGATTTGTCAAGAAAGCAATATCCAAAGCCGAAGGGCACACTCCCAGGTGACACAATTGCAAACCTTAAAGGAAATGGGAGTGGTCCAACTTCTCATTGCATGTCAATCACCACGTGAAGCGGGGAGGTACTTCAAGGAGAAAACGAACAAATTATTGGAGTAGATGATCTTGAGTAAGAGGTTGAAGCACAAGTTGAAGTGCCGattgttgttgaagttgaaaagCTCCCAAAAGGAGTAAAAGTCCAAGAAGAAAATCATGAAAAGGTAAAGAGGAAAGAGGCACCAAAAGCTCTAGCACCAATTCCTAGACCTTCCCCTCCATTCCCTCAAAGACTTGCTAGGAGGGTTGATGATAGCAAATTCGAGAAATTTTATGACATTCTCAAGCTATTGTCGGTGAACATACCATTTGTGGAAGCCTTTCAAGAGATGCCGGGTTTTGATAAATACTTAAAGGACTTGATAACCAAGAAAAGAACCACCAAGAATGAATTAGTGAATGTTACTCACCGGGTTAGCTCCATTATTGCAACAACCACCgttgaaaagaaagaagacccgGGAGCATTTACCATTCCATGTACTATTGGCTTGCGAGATTTTGCAAGGGCTCTTTGTGACAACGGGGCTAGCATTAACTTGATGCCTCTTACCATTTACAAGCAAGCGGGGTTAAGCATGCCGAGACCTACAagcatgagattgcaaatggacGATCGTTCAATCAAAAGACCagtgggaattattgatgatgtcttAGTGAAAGTGGGAAAGTTCCTCCTTCCGGCCAATTTTGTGATCCTTGACTGTGCCGTTGACAAAGAAATCCCTATCATCTTGGGGAGGCCATTCCTTGCTACCGGAAGAGCACTTATGGATTcagaatgaaatgaaatcaagTTCCGAGTTAATGATGAAGAGGTCACCTTCCAAGAAAGTAAGGGTATGAAGTTGCCACATGCATATGAAGGAATCCCAGTCATTGATGTTGTTGATGAGGTAGAGGATGCAAGTGAAATTAAAATGGAAGAAGAATGCCTAGGTGAGGTTTTGGCGGCGATATTGGTAAATTTCGATGGTGAAAACATGGAGGGGTACATAGAATCGATGAATGCATTAGAAAGACGTGGGTCTTACACTTACGCACCAAAGAAGCTTTCTCTTGTCTTAGAGAATAGAGCCACTCCCCCAGCAAAGCCTTCAATTATTGAGCTGCCACAACTTGAACTTAAGCCACTTCCACCACACTTAAGGTATAAATTTATTGGCTCTAATGATACTTTACCG is drawn from Nicotiana tabacum cultivar K326 chromosome 22, ASM71507v2, whole genome shotgun sequence and contains these coding sequences:
- the LOC107805954 gene encoding uncharacterized protein LOC107805954, producing the protein MGFKEFSMVFTKCMRLEDPKTCKRSQKATKGRNDINIAEYDEEENPFANIDEYIEDTNAIVPPRVDAATFKNNVSDDALRLRVFKYSLVGEARKWIQNLPPHSIHSWPELVCAFFAKWFPQSKKSELRDKIFFFKQLPGEHLHEAWDRFKLYLARSPNHGFPDKILLEKFYMGLDPLNQSIAKNVVDGSFMDKTFIRITQILDKMAEHNQARHSEDTMGGIEYGTPSLTNMIKENQERDQMCNPGQPKIARRRTMSIILKVVIANKINGGLTRKGKAINSGAMIKVDQVKVEAQVEVPIVVEVEKLPKGVKVQEENHEKVKRKEAPKALAPIPRPSPPFPQRLARRVDDSKFEKFYDILKLLSVNIPFVEAFQEMPGFDKYLKDLITKKRTTKNELVNVTHRVSSIIATTTVEKKEDPGAFTIPCTIGLRDFARALCDNGASINLMPLTIYKQAGLSMPRPTSMRLQMDDRSIKRPVGIIDDVLVKVGKFLLPANFVILDCAVDKEIPIILGRPFLATGRALMDSE